The following is a genomic window from Ignavibacteria bacterium.
AAACTGGAAATCATTCTGATGTATTATATCGTATTTACCATTGGTATCACCGGTTTGTTTGCTGCATATGCGCATATTTTTATGGCAAATGAAGTTGCTCAGTCAATCGGATGGCCAACGGGTAGTCCTTTTCAGACAGAAGTTGCTTTTGCCAATCTTGCGTTCGGAGTTTTAGGAGTTTTATGCATATGGATTAGAGAAAAATTCTGGTTAGCAACAATCATCGGCAGTGGGGTATTTTTGTTTGCAGATGGAATCGGGCACGTAGTTCAAATTGTAAACAATCACGATTATGCCCCGAACAATGCGGGCATAATTTTATATACCGACTTAATATTTCCCATCCTTGGATTGATATTATATTTCTTTTATGACCTTCAACTAAAGAAAGCTCAACGACAAACTAACTAATTTGAAAGAAAAAAAAGCTGACACCTTAACCCAGGCAAATTCACTTTTAGAACAAGCTCAGACTGCTTTAAAGAACGAACATTTCAATGATTCTCTTGAGCTCCTCGACAAGGCTCATGCATTATATAAAAAGGCAGATGATGATGAAGGCATAGCAAATTGTCTTGGTGACATCGGAATGATAAACTCACGCCTCGGCAACTTCAAAGTCGCTCTCGATAGTCTTCTCAAATGTGTTGAGATTCGTGAAAGATTAAATAATGAGATTCAGACAAGCAGAACATATAATCAGCTTGCAAATTGCTTTGTCAATCTCGGCGAGACCGACGAAGCAATTAAATACTACCAGCAATCCTTAACCATAAATGAGAAAATAAATTATACGAAGGGCATAAGCACAAACAGCTTAAATCTTGGTAATTTATATAAAGACATCGGAAAGTTCGACGATGCAACGAAATTATTTTATAAAGCTCTCGAGATTGACTTAAAAAATAATGACAAGGAAGGTCTTGCGCTTTCTTACAGCAGTATCGGGAATCTAAATGCGCATACAGGTGATTTATACTCAGCTCTGGATTTTTATTTTAAAGCATTAAACGTTCAGGAAGAACTTAACCGCAACCAGTCAAGAGCGATTACTCTCAATAACATTGGAAACGTTTACAAAAACCTTGAGGAATATGACCTTGCACTCGAGAATTATAAGAAAGCATATGACATTCTCAATTCTCTCGGAATAAAAAGATGGCTTTCGCAGATTCTTAACAATATGGGTGTGATTCACTCACTTAAAAAAGATTTTAATCAGGCATTTCTTTATCAGGAAAAATCACTTGCACTTGCAAAAGAAATCGGCGATAAGAACGCATCCGGCTATGCACTTACAAAAATCGCTGAGGTTGTATCGGAGCTGAAGCATGAAAACCCCGATAAATATTTTGATGAAGCAATTGCAATAAATAGTGAACTGAAAAATCAGACAGGGCTTGCAAATGTTTATCTAAACATGGGAGTATATTATTTCAGAATTAAAAATTACAAAAAAGCCGAAGAGTACTTTATTTTATCACTTAAAATTTCAAAAGAAAATAAGCTTAACACGGTTTTAATTGATATTTATAAATATATGTCCGAATTAAGCTCGATAAAAAAAGATTTTGAGAATGCTTATGTGTATCATGAGAAATATTCGCAGATAAAAGATGCGCTATTCAAGGACGAGTACAATAAGAGAATTTCCGACATGAAGATTAAATATGAAAAAGAAAAACAGGAAAAACTTTTATATAATGAAATCGAAGAACAAAAAAATAAGCTCGAAATTTTTTATAATGAGCTTAAGATAAAAAATGAAATTCTTCTTGAAAATGAAAAGATGCTTAAGGAGTCCAAAGAAAAAGCTGAGGAAATGAGCAAGCTCAAATCTAATTTTCTTGCGAATATGAGTCACGAGTTAAGGACACCTATGAACGGAATTTTGGGATTATCGGTAATTTTGAAAGAGCTTTCAGGAAAAAACACTGAAGAATATGAGCTTTCAGAGACTATAAACGAAAGTGCTGAAAGATTAATGAACTCGATTAATCAGCTTCTTGAATTTTCAGAGCTTGAGAACAGTGATTACAATCTGAAATATGCAAAGTTCAATCTGATGGATTTGATTTATGAACTGATGACAACGTTCAAGAAAAAAGCCGAGAAGAAAAAAATCAGCTTGAACCTGATAACATCGAAACCTCTTATCATAGTCAACCTTGATAAATATGCCTTAAGAAAAATACTTGTCAACATAATAGATAATGCAATTAAGTTCACAAGCTCAAAAGGAAAGGTTGATATTATTCTTTATCAGGATGAAAATTTTTTGATTATAAAAGTTTCCGATACGGGAATCGGCATTGCTCCTGACCAGATGGAATTTATTTTTGATTCTTTCAGACAAGGAAGCGAGGGCTTAGTCAGAAAATATGAGGGTTCGGGACTCGGTCTTTCCATTACAAAAAGATTGGTTGAATCTATGAAAGGTAAAATCGAAGTTGAGAGCAAAGAAGGAAAAGGCGCAACGTTTATTATAAAGTTTAAAAAAGTTTTTTAATCCACGAAATTATTTCGTTACGAATTTCAATCCTGCAATTCCCGCTACTATCAGAAGTATAAAAACAATCCGCAAAACATCCTTTGATTCGTTGAATAAAAACATTCCAAGTATTGCCGTGCCGATTGCTCCGATGCCTGTCCATACTGCATAAGCCGTTCCCACAGGCAATGATTTTAATGAGTACGCAAGGAGGAGCATACTAATTGCAAGCGTGATAATGGTAAAAATGCTCCATCCGAGTTTTGTGAAACCTTCGGAATATTTCAATCCGATTGCCCAACAGACTTCAAAAAGTCCCGCGATGATGAGTATAAGCCATTGGATGTTCATCTCGAATATTTAATCTTTGTAAATAATTATTTAGTACGACAGGCATTCTTGCCTGTCGGGACAGACAGGAATGTCTGTCCTACCAACTAAAACTACAATTCCCTCTTTAGTGCCTCTCGTTCGATTTCAAGCTGTTTAATTTTTCGTTCAATGGTATCGAGTTCTTCAGGCATTGAATCTATTTCAATTCGAAGCTTTGAAGCAGCTTCATCGACTAAATCGATTGCTTTATCCGGCAAAAATCTATCGGCAATGTATCTGTCGGATAGTTGCGCGGCGGCAACAATTGCGCCGTCAGTTATTCTAACACCGTGATGAACTTCATATTTTTCTTTTAAACCGCGAAGAATCGTTATTGTGTCCTCAACATCGGGTTGTGCTACAAATACCGGCTGGAATCTTCTTTCAAGCGCAGGGTCTTTCTCTATGTATTTTCTATATTCATCAAGAGTCGTTGCCCCGATACAGCGCAAGTCCCCTCTTGCAAGTTCAGGCTTAAGCATGTTAGATGCATCCATTGAGCCTTCCGATGCGCCTGCGCCGACTACAGTATGAAGCTCATCAATGAACAAAATTATTTTTCCTTCGGATTCTTTCACTTCCTTGAGAACAGCTTTAAGTCGCTCTTCAAACTGCCCTCGATATTGAGCGCCTGCTATGAGCGCAGCCATATCCAAAGCAATAATTTGTCTGTCACGCAAATTTTCAGGAATGTCCCCCTGAATTATCCTGTGAGCAATGCCCTCTGCGATTGCAGTCTTGCCGACACCCGGCTCGCCGATGAGAACAGGATTGTTTTTAGTCCTGCGTGAAAGCACCTGAAGCACTCTGCGGATTTCTTCATCGCGTCCGATTACAGGGTCAAGCTTTCCTTTTGCAGCAAGCTCGTTTAAGTTGCGTCCGTATTTTTGAAGCGCCTGAAAAGTTTCTTCAGGATTTTGTCCCGTTACTCTTCCGGAACCGCGAACATCTTTTAAAACTTTTAGTATATTATTTTTATTTGCACCTTCGGTTCGAAGCAGTTCCCCTATTTTACTTCTTTTATTTTCAGCAATGCCTAATAATAAATGTTCAATGGAAACATATTCATCTTTCATTGCAGATGCTTCCTTAGAAGCTGCATCGAGAACATCAGAGGTATCTCTTGAAATTGTTGCGCTGCCTGCGCTTGCACCTGAAACTTTAGGGAATGCACGGATAAATTCCTCATTACGTGAAGCCATTAAATCTTTATTTACTCCAAGCTTCATCAAGATTGAGGAAGTTATTCCTGCAGGGTCTTTAATTAATGCTGCAAATAAATGTTCGGGTTCGATTTGCTGATTTGAATTGTCAGCAGCAATCTGCTGAGCTTCCTGAAGGGCTTCCTGAGATTTTAGCGTGAGTTTATTGAAATTAAATGCCATATTTATTGTCGAATTAATGTATTTATGTAAATATAATTAACTGTAAGATTTATGTATATATACATATTTTAACAGTATGTTCGATGCTACAGTTGTAATTTCGGTATATAATAAGGTTCGTGAGCTCGAACTTGTTCTTTCAGGACTTAAAATTCAGACCGTTAAAAATTTTGAAATAATAATTGCTGACGACGGCTCAGCTGACGAAATGAAAAAGTTTATTAGTGGCTACAACAGTAGTTCAAGTTTATCCATTAATCACGTCTGGCAAGAGGATGACGGATTTCGCAAGAACAAAATTTTAAATGAATCAATCAGGCAGGCGAAAGCGCATTATATGATTTTTATTGACGGCGATTGCATTCCGCATAGTGATTTTGTGAACTCGCATCTACAAAATAAAGAAAAAGATGCAGTGCTTGGAGGAAGAAGAGTATATCTTGGTGAAAGAGTTTCGGAAAGCTTAACTCCCGAACTCATTGAAAAAAAATATCTCGAGAGAAAAAATATCACGGTGTATATAGATAATTTTCTGAAAAAGAAAACGAGTACTTATGCACTTGAAGAAGGATTGCTGATAAAAAATAAAATGGTGAGAGATACGATTTTGAGAAAGGACATTCATTTGCTTGGCTCAAATTTTTCTTTACATAGAGATGCCTTGATTAAGATAAACGGCTTTGATGAAAATTATATAGGTCCGGGGATTGGCGAAGACACTGATATTGAATTCAGATTGCGCAAAGCCGGATATAAAATGAAATCAGTCCGCAATCTTGCAATTCAATATCATTTATATCATCCTAAGACAAAAGAAGAGCATAAAAATTTGAAATACTTTAATGAAGAAGTAAAACAAAGAGATGATTTTATGTGCCAAAATGGATTAACTAAAACCGCTTAATGAAACTATCAGTTATAATACTCACATACAACAGCGGTGAATATCTCGAGCGGTGTTTAAACAGCGTAAAGTGGGCAGATGAAATTATTGTAATAGATTCATTCAGTAAAGATAATACTCTTGAGCTTCTCAACAAGTTTGATGTTAAGCTTGAGCAAAAAGAATATTTAGGTTACAGCAGACAGCTTGAATATGGAATCAGGAAAGCTTCTAACGAGTGGATTTTAGTTTTGGATCACGATGAAGAGCTCAGTCCTGAATTAATCTCAGAAATACAAAATTTGGATGCAAACTCTCTAAGTAATTACTGCGGTTTTGAAATTAACAGGCAGGTATATTTTCTCGGGAAATGGATATCTCATGGCGGGTGGTATCCCGATTATCAATTCAGGTTATTCAATAAAAGAAAAATTAAGTTCAATCATCTTGAAGTGCATGGTTCGGTTCGTCCAAATGGTACGGCAGGAAAGCTTCAAAACAAGATTTATCATTACACATATTCAAATTTATTTGCATATCTTGAAAGAATAAATAGCTATACATCATTGCACGTTTCCGAAAGGATAGATAAAAACAAAAAATTTAAATGGTATAAGTTAATTTTAAATCCTCTATCAACTTTTTTGAGAATGTTTATCGGGCAAAAAGGTTATAAGGATAAAATGCAGGGATTTATTCTTGCATTATATTCTGCCATTTATAATTTAGTTTTGTATTCAAAACTTTGGGAATATCAGTATTCAGCTGCAAATAAACTGGAGCTTCCACCGATTACCGTTTCCGATTTTCAAAAGCAAAAAAGCCGGGTCTGATTATGCAAAAAATTTCCGGTATTATAATCTGTAAAAACGAAGAAAAGAACATTGAAGAGTGTTTGAAAAGCATTCAATGGTTCGATGAAATCGTGGTTGTTGATTCAGGAAGCACCGATAAAACAGTTGAGATAGCAAAAAAATATACGGATAAGTTTTTTTTTAATGAGTGGAAAGGATTTTCCAATCAAAGAAAATTTGCATTAACGAAAGTCTCAAATGACTGGGTGTTTGTTCTTGATGCCGATGAAAGATGCACGGGTGATTTAGCAACTGAAATAAAAACAATTTTGTCACCGGCTAATTTACAGACAAAAGGGTTTTATATTCCGCGCAAAAGTTTTTTTCTTAATAAATGGGTAAAGCACTGCGGATGGTATCCTGATTATAAATTAAGATTATTTGATAAAAATTTTGTGAAAATCACTGACCGACTTGTTCACGAGGGTTATGAAGTAAAAGGTGATACCGGAAAATTAAAAAATGATATTTTGCATTATACTGTAAATTCAATTTCAGAATTTACGGAGAAGATAAATCATTATTCCTCCCTGTCAGCAATTGAAAAATCAAATAAGAAAAAAATTACTTTTTTATATTTATTTTTCATTCCGTCTTTTGAATTCATTAAAAAGTTTGTCTTCCAGGCAGGATTTCTTGAAGGAATAACAGGCTTGATGGTTTCATATTTTCACATGATAACAAAACTTTTGACATATATGAAGATGCGTGAAATACAAAATAAACCTGAAGCTAAATGAAAATTTACAGAAGAATATTCAGATACGTAAAGCCGTATTTTAAGAAGCTGATGCTGTCAAATGTTTTTACGGTGCTGACTGTCATCTTCAACCTTCTCTCATTAATGATGATTTTTCCGTTTATTGATTTATTGTTTAAAGAAACTCCGACCGTTGCGCCCTCACAGGTAACATCTGTCTTTGACATTAAGGACATGATTGTAAATTATTTCGGACAGATTGTAACGCAATATGATAAGCTTGATGTTCTGAAATATTTATGTTTGCTGATTCTCATCACATTCGCGTTAAAAAATCTTTTCAGTTACCTGCAGTCATATTATATGGCGTTTGTCGAACAAGGAATTCTAAAAGATTTGAGATTCGACTTATATAAACATTACCTTGAATTACCTCTGAGCTTTTTCACAGAAGAGCGCAAAGGAAATTTAATATCGCGTATAATAAATGACATTCAGATTATAAAAGACTCGGTGATAGCAGTTATGAACAGCTTGTTCCGCGACCCTCCGACGATAATCGTGTTTTCGATTGTATTATTTTTATTCAACTGGAAACTGACACTTATAATTTTTCTTCTTTCACCGGTAACAGCTTTTATTTTAAGTAAAATCGGCAACTCGCTGAAGCGAAGCAGCAGAAAGTCACAGGAAAAGATTTCCGATATTACATCTACACTCGATGAAACGCTTGGCGCTATCAGGATAGTGAAGGCATTCGGAATGGAAAATTATGAGAAGAAAAAATTCAATGAGGAAAATAATTCTTATTTTGATTTGATGGTAAAGATTTTCAGGAAAAGAGCATTAGCTTCACCTATATCGGAAACAATTGGAGTTCTTACCATAGTTATTATTCTTTATTTCTTTGGACAGGAAATTCTTTTAGGGCAAAGTGACATGACGCCGGGAGGATTTATTTTTTATCTTGCAGTGTTTTTTCAGATGATGCCTTCGCTGAAACTTTTCGGACAAGTTTTTAACAGCTACAAAGAAGGTTCTGCGGCTGCAGAGAGAGTTTTTGACCTTCTTGATACGGAAACAAAAATAAAAGATGCACCTGATGCAGTTGAGCTGAAAGAGTTCAAGAATAATATCGAGTTCAAAGATGCTTCATTTAAATATGAGAGAAGTGATTACATACTTAAAAATATAAATCTTGAAGTTAAGAAAGGACAAATCATTGCCATTGTTGGTCCAAGCGGTGCGGGAAAGACTTCGCTTGTAGATTTGATTCCGAGATTTTATGATTTAACTGAAGGAAATTTATTTTTTGACGGAACAAACATTAAAAAGATTAAGATTGAATCGCTCAGAAGTTTGATGGGCATTGTAAATCAGGAAACGATTTTGTTTAATGATACTGTTCAAAATAATATTGCTTATGGTGAAAATGAAATTCCAATTGAAAAAATTGTTGAAGCTGCAAAGGCTGCCAACGCGCATAAGTTCATCGAAAAACTGTCGAACGGTTATGATACATTAATCGGTGACCGCGGAGTAAAACTTTCCGGCGGTGAAAGACAGCGATTATCTATTGCAAGAGCACTCTTGAAAAATCCTCCGATACTTATTCTGGATGAAGCAACGTCTGCGCTCGATACGGAATCTGAAATACTTGTCCAGCAGGCAATTGAAACCCTTATGCAGGGCAGAACTTCAATTGTTATTGCTCACCGTCTTTCGACAATACAAAATGCAGACAAGATAATTGTTCTTGAAAGAGGAAAAATTGTAGAAACCGGAACGCATCAGGAACTGCTTCTCACAAGCGGGCTTTACAAAAAACTTTATAACATGCAGTTCAGATTTCAGGAAACAAATTTATGAGAGTTTCCGGATTTACGATTATTAGAAACGGGATTATGTATGTTTATCCGTTTAAGGAAGCCATTCTTTCCATTCTTCCCTTATGCGATGAGATGATTATTAACGTTGGTAAGTCAAAGGATGGAACTCTTGAAGCAGTTAAATCAATCGCTGAAACAATTAATGACAAGAAGATAAAAATTTTTGAAAGCGAATGGGATGACAAGCTGAAGGACGGATTGGTTTTATCCGAAGAAACTAATAAAGCATTAAAAAAATGTTCCGGCGATTGGTGCTTTTATATTCAGTCGGATGAAGTCTTGCATGAAAAATATTATCCTGTAGTCCGTAATGCGATGGAAAAATATTTGAATGAGGAAAAAGTTGAGGGATTAAGATTCAGATATAAACATTTTTACGGAAGCTATGACTACTATCAGGATAATTACCGGAAATGGTACCCAAAAGAATCACGGGTCATCAGAAGAAGAGATGACATAGTTTCATGGGGTGATGCGATGGATTTCAGGCATAAAGATGGGAGCAAGCTGTTTGTCAAAGATATTAATGCAGAGATTTATCATTACGGTTGGGTTCGTCCGCCTGAAAAGCTTATTAAAAAACGAATAGACTTTGAGCTGCTATATAATGATTCTGAGAAAATTCAGGAAAAAATTTCAAAGCTTCAGAATTATGATGAAATTGGCAATCTGAAAAAATTTAATGAACCGCATCCTGAAGTTATGAAGGAACGCATAGCAGAAAGCCGTTGGAATTTTGATGCTCAATTAGACAAACAAAAACCCGATTGGATAAGAAAAATTCTGATTTTTTTTCATCCGGTAACTAAAAGACTTAAGAAAATTTTCAACTAAACGATTGAATAAATTAAGCTCTTACTTACAACTCGATTCGTACGATTCTACAAGCAGAAGAATTCTATGGATTTTATTTCTTTTGCTTATAACTTTTAATATTTTTTCTACCGCGGCAGGGCAGTTTTTAGTTTCACTCACTATAATTTTTTCGTTTGCATTAATAATTTTTAAGAAGAATTTTTCTTTTTTAAAAAATACTCTTGTTTATCTGTATTCACTATTTGCGGTACTTAGCCTTATATCGGTTTTTTTATCAGTTGATTTTACCGCAAGCAGCAAAAATATTCCTTTCATAATTATTTTTAATTTTTCATTCATTGCCTGCCTGTATGCGATTAATAACCTTAATTCAGAAAAATTAAATTTAATTTTTTCTTTTCTTTTTACTACAGCTTTAATTGCATCGATATACGGTTCTTTGAGTTTTTTTCTTGAATGGTCTGAAAGAGCGCAATCAACTACAAGCGGATATTACACACTGGGAATATATTTAACTTCTGTGTTATCACTTGGACTTTTTTCAGCAAAGAACGAAAAAATATTCCCGAAAAAAATTTATTGGTATATATTTATCATCATAATTTTTGCCGGAATTTTCTTTACTTTAAACCGTGTGCATTGGGTTGCCGCAGGAATTTTGATTTTAATATGCGGGATTATGAAAGAAAGATTTTTGCTTTTATTACTAATAATTGTTTCTGTTCTTGCACTAATTTTCGTTCCCGAAGTGAATGAACGGTTCAGTATGCTGTTAAACATTACCGAGTTTACAAGTGACAGGAATTTTCTGTGGCAGGGATTTATACAGCTAATGGGGCAACGTCCTGTTACAGGTTTTGGTCCTAACACCTTTAGCATTATTTTTCCATTAAAGAATGAAATTGTCGATAAAAGCATCAATAGCTGGCACAATGACTTTGTACAAATTTATATGGAACGCGGGATATTTGCTTTATTGATTTATGTCTCAATATATGTATTTGTGTGTATTAATTTTTTGAAATATATCCGCGATAAAAAAATACTTCAAAATTATAAGTATGTGTTAACCGGAATTTTTCTTGCATTATCAGTTTTCTTTTTTGCAGGGGGTTCATTTGACCCGATAGGAAATATTACTTACAGTGTAATCCTTAGTATTTTTATTTTATATACAAAACCAAATAGCTTTACGTAAATTAAATTTACAATTAGGGTTACGTGATTAGGATTTATGATTACACTATTAATTAGTAATTTAAGATTAAACAGTTTGCAAATTAAAAAAAGATTAAAAAATAAGAATGAGAAAAATCATTTTTTCTATTTTTTTAATTTTTATCAGTTTTAATTTTGTTACCGCACAGAATAAATTGCAGCCGTATTTTGACCCTGTAGAATATTCTGCAATGCTCAGCATAACAGATCATCAGGTCGATACTTCAATATGGAATACACTGCCATTTGCTGTGCCTCAGGGATATGAAATGGTTTACCGGTCTGATTCAGTCGGGCTCGATAACCGCTGGGATTTGTGGCTGAGAGATGATTCTGTCGGAGTTATAAGCATCAGAGGAACAACGCTTCAGACGAATTCATGGGCTGAGGATTTTTATGCCGCAATGACCCCTGCAACGGGAACAATAATAATATCTCCTGAAAATATTTTTGCATATAAGCTCGCAGAGCATCCGCGGGCATTTGTGCATTCAGGATGGCTCATCGGCATGGCAAGTCTCGCACCTGACATTGTAAAAAAAATAAATGAATATTATAGTAAAGGCGTGAAAGACTATCTTATAATGGGTCACAGCCAGGGAGGCGCAATCTCATATTTGCTTACTTCTTATTTGTATTATTTCAGGGAAGGACAGATTCCTGGTGATGTAAAGTTCAAAACATACTCAAGCGCTCCGCCGAAACCCGGAAATCTTTTTTATGCTTATGATTATGATAACATTACCAAAGGCGGATGGTCTCTGAGAGTTTATAATTCAGAAGACTGGGTGCCTGAAACTCCTTTGACTGTTCAAACGTTAGATGATTTCAGTAAGGTAAATCCTTACAGTGATTTGGATTCCATTACTTCTAAAATGGGCTTGATAGATAAAATAATATTTGATTTGATGGTAGGTGAAATTGCAAATTCGCTTACCAACGCGCGGGATATTCTGAATGATTATATGGGAAATTTAATATACATGACTTCAATCAGTAAATATCTTCCAAAGCTTGGCGAGCCGAGCTACGCGAAGACAATGGATTATTATCCTGCAGGTGTTCCTATTGTTTTGATGGTTACACCGGATTATTATGATTATGTTAAAACGTTAAACTTGCCTTATTTATTTGAGAATCATCTGATTCAACCTTATATGTATTTGCTACAAAAAAATTATTTAGATAAATAAAATTTATATAATGAGCGAAGAAAAGAATTTAGATTTATTTAGAGCACTCATTCACAGTTTTCACCTGCAGACCATGATGCAGCTTGGCAAGATTCATAATCCGATGACAAATAAAATCGAGCGTGATTTAGGGCAGGCTGAAATTTCAATTGACATGGTCGAAATGCTGAAAAACAAAACTGCAGGTAATCTGGATGAATCCGAAACCAGATTTATTGATGCTGTTTTGGCTGAATTGAAACTTAATTATGTCAATGAGAAAAATAAAGAAAGCGCAGGAGCATCTGAATTACCGTCACAGGATTCCGCATCAAGCGAAGAAAACAAATGATTTTCGGAATAACGGGAAATATAAATAAAGAGCAGGTCTGCATAATCTTAAATCAGGTTGCAAATCTTTTTGCTAAAAAAGATATTGAGTTTTATATAGATGATTCTTTTAAAAACAGACTTGATAAATCTTTATCGAGGCATTGCACAAAGTTTTCAAACATTCTTAAAAAAGTAAATTTTATTATTTCTTTAGGTGGAGATGGAACTTTCCTTTATACCGCCCGGAAAATAGGTGCCAGCGGGATACCCATACTTGGCATCAATGCAGGTAACCTCGGTTTTATGGCTGAGTTTTCGGTGAAGGACCTTTCGGAATTATTGAAAGATATTCTGAACGAAAATTATAGATTAAGCGAAAGGGTTGTTCTAAAAACGAGATTGCCGGGAGGTAAATTTTTTTACTCGTTGAATGACATTGTTATTGACCGCGCGAATTCGATAAGAATGATAGAACTTGAGGTTGATTATAGTTCAAATAAAGTTGTCAAGTTTGTTGCCGATGGGATTATTCTTTCAACTCCGACCGGCTCAACCGGGTATTCAATGTCAGCCGGAGGACCGATTATCACGCTTGACAGCAAAGTTTTTATATCTACTCCGATTTGTCCGCATACCTTGACCGTAAGACCGATTATTTTCCCTGATAATGGAGAGATAAACATTCGTGTAAATAAAAATGTTGACGTGCGCGTTACATCTGACGGACAGGAATTCAAAAATTTTAAAGCTCCGGCAGAATTTAAAATTACTAAAGCCGATTACTCGATTAAGATAATAAAACGTAAGCGTTCGAATTATTTTAATACCTTGAATAGAAAATTGTTCTGGGGTAAAGATGTAAGAAACTAATTTTTACAACTCCCTTTGTTCCCCTTTATTAAGATGACTATATATTATTTTGGATAAAAATACTTTGCCATGAGTTTTAACTCGTGGAGTAAAGATTTTGAAGTTTAGG
Proteins encoded in this region:
- a CDS encoding DUF6790 family protein, giving the protein MTLFFFVLGMVFAAIHIFRKPANVQEKHKKLEIILMYYIVFTIGITGLFAAYAHIFMANEVAQSIGWPTGSPFQTEVAFANLAFGVLGVLCIWIREKFWLATIIGSGVFLFADGIGHVVQIVNNHDYAPNNAGIILYTDLIFPILGLILYFFYDLQLKKAQRQTN
- a CDS encoding tetratricopeptide repeat protein, with the protein product MKEKKADTLTQANSLLEQAQTALKNEHFNDSLELLDKAHALYKKADDDEGIANCLGDIGMINSRLGNFKVALDSLLKCVEIRERLNNEIQTSRTYNQLANCFVNLGETDEAIKYYQQSLTINEKINYTKGISTNSLNLGNLYKDIGKFDDATKLFYKALEIDLKNNDKEGLALSYSSIGNLNAHTGDLYSALDFYFKALNVQEELNRNQSRAITLNNIGNVYKNLEEYDLALENYKKAYDILNSLGIKRWLSQILNNMGVIHSLKKDFNQAFLYQEKSLALAKEIGDKNASGYALTKIAEVVSELKHENPDKYFDEAIAINSELKNQTGLANVYLNMGVYYFRIKNYKKAEEYFILSLKISKENKLNTVLIDIYKYMSELSSIKKDFENAYVYHEKYSQIKDALFKDEYNKRISDMKIKYEKEKQEKLLYNEIEEQKNKLEIFYNELKIKNEILLENEKMLKESKEKAEEMSKLKSNFLANMSHELRTPMNGILGLSVILKELSGKNTEEYELSETINESAERLMNSINQLLEFSELENSDYNLKYAKFNLMDLIYELMTTFKKKAEKKKISLNLITSKPLIIVNLDKYALRKILVNIIDNAIKFTSSKGKVDIILYQDENFLIIKVSDTGIGIAPDQMEFIFDSFRQGSEGLVRKYEGSGLGLSITKRLVESMKGKIEVESKEGKGATFIIKFKKVF
- the sugE gene encoding quaternary ammonium compound efflux SMR transporter SugE — encoded protein: MQWLILIIAGLFEVCWAIGLKYSEGFTKLGWSIFTIITLAISMLLLAYSLKSLPVGTAYAVWTGIGAIGTAILGMFLFNESKDVLRIVFILLIVAGIAGLKFVTK
- a CDS encoding Clp protease N-terminal domain-containing protein, with product MAFNFNKLTLKSQEALQEAQQIAADNSNQQIEPEHLFAALIKDPAGITSSILMKLGVNKDLMASRNEEFIRAFPKVSGASAGSATISRDTSDVLDAASKEASAMKDEYVSIEHLLLGIAENKRSKIGELLRTEGANKNNILKVLKDVRGSGRVTGQNPEETFQALQKYGRNLNELAAKGKLDPVIGRDEEIRRVLQVLSRRTKNNPVLIGEPGVGKTAIAEGIAHRIIQGDIPENLRDRQIIALDMAALIAGAQYRGQFEERLKAVLKEVKESEGKIILFIDELHTVVGAGASEGSMDASNMLKPELARGDLRCIGATTLDEYRKYIEKDPALERRFQPVFVAQPDVEDTITILRGLKEKYEVHHGVRITDGAIVAAAQLSDRYIADRFLPDKAIDLVDEAASKLRIEIDSMPEELDTIERKIKQLEIEREALKREL
- a CDS encoding glycosyltransferase; protein product: MFDATVVISVYNKVRELELVLSGLKIQTVKNFEIIIADDGSADEMKKFISGYNSSSSLSINHVWQEDDGFRKNKILNESIRQAKAHYMIFIDGDCIPHSDFVNSHLQNKEKDAVLGGRRVYLGERVSESLTPELIEKKYLERKNITVYIDNFLKKKTSTYALEEGLLIKNKMVRDTILRKDIHLLGSNFSLHRDALIKINGFDENYIGPGIGEDTDIEFRLRKAGYKMKSVRNLAIQYHLYHPKTKEEHKNLKYFNEEVKQRDDFMCQNGLTKTA
- a CDS encoding glycosyltransferase family 2 protein, with amino-acid sequence MKLSVIILTYNSGEYLERCLNSVKWADEIIVIDSFSKDNTLELLNKFDVKLEQKEYLGYSRQLEYGIRKASNEWILVLDHDEELSPELISEIQNLDANSLSNYCGFEINRQVYFLGKWISHGGWYPDYQFRLFNKRKIKFNHLEVHGSVRPNGTAGKLQNKIYHYTYSNLFAYLERINSYTSLHVSERIDKNKKFKWYKLILNPLSTFLRMFIGQKGYKDKMQGFILALYSAIYNLVLYSKLWEYQYSAANKLELPPITVSDFQKQKSRV
- a CDS encoding glycosyltransferase family 2 protein — its product is MQKISGIIICKNEEKNIEECLKSIQWFDEIVVVDSGSTDKTVEIAKKYTDKFFFNEWKGFSNQRKFALTKVSNDWVFVLDADERCTGDLATEIKTILSPANLQTKGFYIPRKSFFLNKWVKHCGWYPDYKLRLFDKNFVKITDRLVHEGYEVKGDTGKLKNDILHYTVNSISEFTEKINHYSSLSAIEKSNKKKITFLYLFFIPSFEFIKKFVFQAGFLEGITGLMVSYFHMITKLLTYMKMREIQNKPEAK